Genomic window (Culex pipiens pallens isolate TS chromosome 3, TS_CPP_V2, whole genome shotgun sequence):
tccgtttccacaggccaccagctaggtcatcatgaaaaccaagccaacgtggaggtaagaaaataggacactcgcaaggaaccagagctatactgttctgatcaagataattcggatgatctaacagaactgcggatgtagttagttacgctccttccaggatgttccttacgtggacgtcaaccgaagagcacgcaacaaggtcagtgccattgcatgctcttaggtatcaatccttggcctgctttttttgcaaatcaagttttagtgacaaaaagctaaataaaaaatcacaaaaaaaaaaattaccgtgcatcattttttttcagtgtagtccatatccatacctacaactttgccggagacaccaaatcgatcaaaaaattccttcaaaagatacagatttttgaattttcataaatcatttttgtacggccagctgccaaatttgtatggaaaattatatggacaaactaatgatgcaaaatggcttctttgggcataccgaaggcaccaaaaaagtttcagtcggattaaataatacaaaaattaaaatttaagaaaaaagaccgatttcgtagagaattgctcatttacaaaaataaagtgaGAAAATTTATGTTACGTTACTATGCAACAGAAAGACAGTTTAGTTGTAGCGGAAAAACTGTTTATTTGCATCCGACTGGTTTGCTAGTCGGGATTGAACTGACTTGCATCAGCTGTGCAGGTCAAGGCCTGCTACAGAAAGTTATTGGGAAAAGTCACTTTTGGGCCATTTTGATCTAATATTTGTAGTTTGAGAATCGGCCTTTCGTAGGAGacccaaaatttccatacatttttgtatgaaaaaaattcaaacacattggataatttttatttctgatgaaattgattcaaaatcacaaaaaaacgtatttctgCCGAAATAGGACCAAAAGTGAAAATAAGGTTCAAAATAGGCAAAGGTATGGCCGATTTTGtaactttcttaaaaaattctGGATTTTATTACCCTTCACATGACTACCTTTACGTAACGGCATTTTATTTAACACTACTTTTGGAAGCTCGAGTCGTGGCATCAATATGGCGGACCTTCCCGTatcttcttaaaaatattatttagaatttttaaatccaaggcgGCCAAAATAGCcatgattaaaattaaaaaaaaatgaatttgtaaattttatatgCAATCAACTATTTAACTGTGACTAATATAAAGTTACAGAGGTCAcattttatgttgaaaatagtaaaataaaaaaatacttttgcatCGATTACTtcaattcccatacaaacctcgGGATAAAATACTAAAAGTGGAACAAGAATATCATAGAACAAGAGAACTAAAGTTTCGTAGAACaatagttgctcaaaatgacctcctgaacacgggaaaatgaAAATCGGTTCTGGATCGTTTTTCTCCAGTTTCACTGCAAAACTCCCACGCAGGGATGGAataaccgcaaaaaaaaaacaatcattttcgCTTATGAACTATCTTTACCCGCGAAAGAAAGAgcaggcaaatcacgcaaaagaaaatcgctcccgaaattctccaagaaaatcaatctgctgatgatttttttgtgaatttccttaattttttttatttagctttatTTGCAACAATGTTCCATccatgtgacaggtcatttttcgacgtgtgatgttacacttgcaagtgtagaaGTGAAAAGGATGtttcgccgaataatcaagatgatgattttttcagattCCTTTTACAAATCTTTCGTGAGCGAGAGaagagagccatgctcccttcggatttctTCTCTTGATGAccgtccaaagattttcttttgatgatgattatttaaTCGCTGCTCCCACGCTTTCCAAATCATCCACCACTTGGTCCAATCACCTTGCATGTTATTTCAAGAAAAGTGACCACACCCTAAGACCCGTGTGATGTCCGCGAAAGGCACGACTTCCGAAAATAATGCGCTTCCAATTTTGGAGATCGAAGGGACTCGGTTTGCTCTTGCCAGCAGATACTTGGCTTCGAACAAGTTCTACATGAATTTATGATTATCATTGATGGCCGTGATATTTCTGCAGACTGTTTCAAGCATTCAAACTTGtaattctaataaaattttgCTATTGAGGCGCATTCAAGTAAAGTAAATgagtaaattgtaaattttggaatttcggaCTCACGCTAAatttacacacaaacacaattaGTTCGCCGTATTATTCCACCTGATTTTGGATTCCTATTCCATCGCACTCAATGATGAAGCTGCCGTTCTCCTGCTCTGTGACGGTGAATTTCGCCTGAAATTAGAAACTGCAAATTTAAATGTGCTCCAAATTTAAACGAACATTTATGCGAACTTACATCCGTCATCATTTGCGCCACGTGAATGGCCGTCTGGGTGTGCAGCGTGAGGGGTTCCGTTTTTATCCGGCTGCGACCTTCCGCCAGCGCCATCAGCACCACCACCATGTCCTGCACGTGGCGGTCAACGCAGGCGCGAAGCTTGTACGCGGATTTAATTACGTTCGCCGCATCTTCTCCGATCCGGAATGCGTCCTTTTGGCGACTGCCCAGCGCCGCTCCACCCATCACCACACCGGTGGTCGTTTGAATGCCCAAGCTAATGGAAAAAGTGTGAATTATGAGAGCGGGGTCATTTTGAACTGCATATGCGTGCAGAACTTACATGATTCCGGAACAGTTGTCCGTCGCCATGTCGACACTCTCGCGGTACTCCTCTATGTCGATATCTTCACGATAAATTCGTTTGAGCATATTTTTGGCACCTCCCGAAAGGTCTTTTGCCACCTTGATCGGAACGGCTCCGGAGACAAAGCTCCAGCCGTAGCATTTGTTAATGACTCCAAAGTCGACCAATGTGACCGGTCGCAACGATCGAATCGATTTGACGTGAACCACGCAATGGCCTCCCCCCTTCGGAAAGTAACCCCGCCGGAACAAGTCAAAGTCAAACGTAGCGCCAAACTTTTCCATGTTTGGCCGAAAGATTTCTGTCATGAAATCAACCTGCGGGGCCATTTCCACGTTTGTGCCACCCTTCAGGTCCAGCGTAATTGCCCCTGAACCAAAGATCGCCACCGGCAGAACGGCCTGCATCAGCAAACTAACGCTCCCCGCCGTTTCGATGTGCGCCGTAAATTTCCCCCGCCCAATTTCCCCCGGATGAAATTCTATCTCAGTCGAACCTATCTCCAGCCCTTTGGCTTCGGCACTGCAAAGGTCTCGTAATAGTTCAATGCCCTTCATGTGTTGTGCCAACAGGCCTGGTTTCTTGCGGCCACCGCGAATGTTGAATATCCTTATGGGCTTCCGGCAGAGCACACTGAATCCGAGCGCCATTCGGAGAATTTGTCCGccctaaagaaaaaaaaaaacaaaatcattaaaGTGATTTCAACAGTTGAACCAAAAACAAATCTCCAAGCTTACTCCTTCTAGCATGCTTCCGTCGATATCCATGGGTTTGGCCATATTCAGATCGTATAAAACTAACAcaatatttcacaaaataacgcaacttttaacttaatcactgataaattaaaattaacagTCCGGCCCGGTGTCTAATCGGGAAATTTTGCAGATTTGCAGTTGTTTACCCCAGAAACGTCAGTTTCTGACAGTGAAGTTGTAGCGATCATttcggaaaagaaggtgtgcatctGCTATTTAgggagcattcttttattacgtaatgcAGGTAGGGGGGCAAAGTACAGAAATTGTCAAGgcaaacagattggccaatgtttgacagatccaaacgcgctggacaccaaccgccATTTAagcccagcaaaactggcagtgttgcaagcgcaaaacatacgttttTTTAACTGTGAACAGACAAGGACCACTGCGACACTTGCGTATCTATTGTAGTATGATCTGTTCCGAGATCTGTTCTCAGGTTTTCTGTTTTGCTGCTGCTTACAACCTGCTGAACCATCGTCTTCCGTAGCGCTATTGTTTGAGCGAGACAGTTTTTGACGAATTATTCGAGCAGTTGTCCCCTCTCATTTCCCCAACCAATCCCCCAATGCCATGCCACACGAGCACGAGAGACCGATCCGAGGACGTGGAGATGAGCGAGATTGAGGGGAAATCTCGTTTATTTTTGACCTATCTAGAGATCGTTACCAATCATATAGTCCAAtcttcagctcgaattttgcctGAGAGCATGTGACCGAGTCGAAAGCAGCATTTGAAGCTCTTCTCTGTGTATTGTTGCAGAGTTCTTCAACGCTCAGACTCAGTCGCCAACAGATCGTCCGAAAGATTGGATGGGATGGGTTTTTGGGGAGGCTTGGGACTTGACAAATCAATTCCCCCAGCAACCGAAATCCCCCGCGAAGTGTCATTCCCCTcgggctatctgttagcttatatagttcgcatgaaatgtggcaacatggtgcaaattttgcctcgtctcctgctttcttggaactttCACGCGAGAAtgctgcaccattgttgccacatttcattcgttgcagaccccttccgcagtaccaagcatgcaacattttcgtaacgcgcgacatttttcgtttttctggattgacacctcaccagagtagaacccttaggacaaagttctttgtcaaaagcgccatgtacattcggtgaagaaaaacgaatcataacaaagcgcccccctcaatgacagcagggtgatatagacgttgatgatttcaaaagaagttatgtttgtttttctcaaataaaattatggaattattgttttattgaatttggatgatcaagtattaATAAAAGCAagttttttcatcgtttgttatcattagaacatcttattttgctttaatattaaaatgggaattgaaaatggatgctcaacattcaaattcgtttttctcaaaaaggatggtgtgtacatgatgctttttgaaatgttggcatcgaaatgtaagtacactcaacccccggtgggtGGTCActatttcgtttgacacttttttagtttgtaccccgttggttgctcaaagtcaaactaaaaagtgatcaactgtcattttttacaCGGCCGTGTCCACCGTGAACCACGTGGACCGTACCGGTTGCACCCTATTTCGTGTATAATCAAGaacattttgtaaaaatcatTCGACAAATGGTGACTGTATGGTTATTGTCTATGCGGGTTTTCATTTCTCGATCAAGTTCttgatgaaaatattgttacgaGAGGGTGAGGGGGTCAATAAAAGCAGCGTTACGTAATATAAGAACGCTTCTCAATCTGCAAGAAAATTGCAGCAAAAGTATCAGCCTCGCGTCAAACGTTCAACTGTCATTTGCCTTTTTTTCGCACTTCTTCTCCGTGTTCGTTTGTTCGGCggctttttttcttctctcgtgCGCTTGCATGCATTTGATGCTCGGTTGGCGctggtgactttttttttatcacgcAACAAGAGAAGAAGCCGTGTGTGAGTCAAAAAGGCAGCAACAACGACAAGTCGCAATTTGCTGCTCATCGCCGCGCGCGTCACGTCAGTTCACTTCACGTTCACGCTCACCACACATTTTCGCTGTTCGAAGTTTGGTTGCGGAGCTACGACACACGGTAAGTCGCGGCGAAAAAGTCCACGCTCTTTCTTCTCCCGATGATAGAGTAGAGTGGCCGGCAAGTCCTAAAAATATCCCCCAATTTTCTCAAGTGGAATTTCCCAGCCCCCGGCAGTCTGTCGTTTTCCGTCGCCGTGAATCGATCAATAATTTGGGCCGACTTTTGTCTCCCCCTTTTTTTCTTGTACAGAATCGTGCGTGACTTGACCACAACCAGTTGAAAATGGCCAACAAAATTGACGAGGTGCGGACATCCATCGAGACGTCCCTCAAGGACGAATCCAAACCGTGgaccaaaattttcaacttgGCCGAGGTGAAAACCGGCGTGCCGAGGCTCTACATTTTCCTTGGTAAGTGAAAAATGGGGGGTTTAACACTTCTGATAAGACCTTTAAACGATAAACAATAGAGAGGCAGCACAATAAAATGACAACATTGTGCAATAATGTAGGATTTTGAGGTTAACCGGAACCATTTCGCCAGTCATTGGGGACTTGGCTCACCTTTGCCCTTTGCTGTTGCATCAGGTGAAAAAACTGCAAATCTCTTTAGTCATTGATTTTCGTTAGCAATTCGCAATCTTTCAGACATTGTGCAATGTGATATCTTCGAAATTGTTCTGTTAAGTGTTACAAGCTGGTGTTTCCCCTAAAGAGCTTGAATCTAAAAGCCTTCAGAATCACTTAAATCGCGTATCGCACACGTGCCTGGTTGATTCAGCTTTCAACATTTACCCATACTGTTCCATGTGTTGTTACGGTGCACAATCGTGATGTGGCCGCGGTCGATTGATAGTGATGCAGATAATTGCATTCTGGATGACAATGTTAAAAATACAATCTTAAAAATTAACACTTGAAATGAACACGACGTGTTTTGTGACAAGGAGAGTGTGAACGCACGttattgctgaaattttttatCTAAAACCGTCAGTGTGGGTAACATTAATCCAATAAACTTTATGCATCTCgtgattttaaattaaccctCTGGAGCCCATTTGTcctgcagatctgacaaccctatcaaaatttataagcacttaagtgtttttatgcactttttggagccCGGATCTAAGATATGttcatgaaaacgttgtccggatctataatgcgacctgtcgttggataggtaaacctttccaacgagcccgaAAGATTGGAGAACTGAAAACCATATCATACGTTGTAAGCACATAGTGCCCTGAatgatctgactacccaatctgatggtatgaataatgagttgattgaacactgaaaggtccgccctttgtGTCTATTTCAGGTAGCGTTACCCGctaaatatgaggaaggcatcaaccattTAAAGGCTAactaagtaacgttttttgtgaGAAAACCTAAATCAAGGGTGTCCAACATTTTGGCCCAGCGGGCCTGACCTAATTTTTCTAAAGGAGTGTAGCCGCACCTAATGTTtgacaaaaatgttttcatttgatgttgtatattgttttgtttaaaattctattgtaattgtttttgtcTGTTGCAATTAAATACGCTGATAATGATATCAcctaaaaaacattcaaatttcattgATCGTTGccagtttttttagtttaatttcatcaacacaacaatttatttaaaaaaaacccgatttaatatcaccagaggtgaaatagagcctttcttacaaaatgatgaaactccgagtaatatattggtgcaattaatttttcagaaacataatgataccacccagtgagaattttgccTAAAGCtttgaatttaattaagaaaaacatattggattgacattattagaaaaaataaagggtactcagtctttaatgttagtctatgattaacttaaaaaacatgtatcgctattgcactttgtcgatctattatgagaagccagaaagaacactttcacgcgcagcgtaaaacgcgcaagcgtataAGCGCTGGTGTTGATGCTTCGACTTGACAACTTGCcgagctttcgagcgagaatgagccgggacttcgaaatTGATGTTGAgtttatgattttgtataaaaccaaaaatttaataagaaaaaaatgggtaaaagtaaaacgaaaaacactaatatggctatatatctagaaatacattttagaaaagcttcaaattttgggcccaggcagtttatggcgcatgtttttaaattgctttttgtttgaaactgaattcgttTAATTTGacagtgttatctgtaaaatagtgcaaaaaatacctctaaaatggctttgaccgcatttactggtcgaaaattgtaaatcgaaaaataaaatgttcgtctccgaccccacggctacaaatctgaaatttaaaaattgtgggttttacgagcggttttccagtgatagaagacacaaatttttaagagcggatacagacatcgctcatgtatttcagtaaaagagctctcaaaaatcagactttgagttccgggtttcgggccaaaattcaatcgaaagagcgcatctaaaccttcaacttagtaataggattttttcctgggacgaatcctcgcattgtacgatttttttatagatttctgagaaaagcgttttttccaaaagcaaaccttaaaccagggtggccacctcgagaaaaaaccgggaaaacccGGGAATTTATTCCACCGGGAAAAATTCGAGAATTCGACTaacaaaccgggaaaatattttaagtttagacccttaaacctttcttttgtaagaaaggaaaaaaatcaagggtcctgattgctcaaaatccaccactccattcgcgagcacaagtaacaggcgacgcgatactgccctgattaATTCCTGccgtttgtcactttcacaccattcgctcccgaacactctctcttctactctccttctctctctgatcggctcaggctccgaacggctcaggcaggccgagcgtctccgatcactctgaactgaaaatattttttctctgatgcgctgcgttttACTCATTGATTttggttgcctaaaatcaatgttatcaataaaattgtgcatttattttgatttcataacattatagacaccattgatagaaacttttttttctgtctgaGTAATCTACCACTGAAACCTGATTATAGGTCTATAGGCAAGAAAACCGTGACGTAGCAAATGAACTCAAAGAACTCAgtattcattttgtgagtgccatttgagtggtttgacaggtgtcaaatcgggacttagcatttttttgaatttgaatttgcttccgattgcgcgaaacgtcataatgtgagttttttttcgtattAGTGCCCGTGTGCTTGTCCGTGCTTCTGGCCGTGTTCGTGTACGTGCACCTGACCACGTAGTTGCCTGTTCCTGGTCGTTCCCGTGGCCGTGCTCTAGGCCGTGTCCTTTTCCGGACTCCTGCCCGTGTTCGTGCCCGTGCTTCTGGCGGTTTTCGTGTGACTTGCCGTGTAGGTGCCTGTTCCTGGTCGTGTTTGTGTTCATGCGAAACGGAACAACcggaacaaaattaaaattttaaatttttttaaagtcccgGAACTGACACGTGTCAAGAAAGTTCATTCGGTTGTTTACCTTTGAGGTTAAGTTCCGCGCTTTTCTCCTttgggcgtgaagacaaaaagactgccacGCTGGCATTTTGTAggaatggctcttcgctgagcatgttagtgtgtgagtgtcgtcgagcaaCGGAGTAGGctaatattttcacgatgtatttgttcgctaagtgaacagttcgggccactcgctgacTGATTGCGAGTaccattcgctcatgaatgctagcgggttggaataggcgacgaatggataggcgatgagtgagtggtttatGTTCATTGAATcaaaaatcaggacccttgaaaaaaatgaatgagacaggataaaatttattgaagcgAAACATGGAGTCAAATCTTCGTTACGAAAAAATAGGTTGTTGTGCACCTTCATTGCaccaatcatttgaaaatagtttCGAATAATGTTTAACACACagaacatttcaaataaaaaaaaatatattgaatagttttcaattcattattcttcgattttttttatttatgaaagtttatgaaaaaatatatttttggcttcctgatttttaaattaattttgagaaattttaaaaaacgtgCTGGGATCTTAATTTTTAGTATGGTTATTTTGCCTTTTTAAggctttttattttaacaaaactttatcgctgaaaagttgttctgaaaaaatacattatttttgctcacccattttttatttaaaaaaaatcaagttccataaaaaagaaaaacttcaatttgatgTTAAACTGTAAGAAATTTAGTGTCTGTAActttaagcaaaattaaatcaaatttcatcaaattaatggcttgaaaatgcaacaaaatgaggGGTGAAGCATCTTAATTGggtaaatctaaagggagttattgacattttagtgaaaaaacacTTAGTTACCAGTTTCGTTAGAGTGCAAGGGCGAGTGCTATGATTAAAAGCGCAATGCTATGCGCTAAAATAGCACGCGTGCTAACCGCGCGCAGTGCCAATGCATGTctgggtacaaactaaaaaagtgtcaaacgaaaaagtgaccaaccaccgggggttgagtgtatcgagctgtcaaatctgcaacatggagttaaactttctgtgaagttgctgtgaagtttaacttcatgttgcacgcacacactctcacactTAATTTCTCGATTGCTCTTAGGATTCGAACTACGATGTGCCTTTTTTCGACCTACCTTCCGATTGCTGTgatttgcgacgatttggttgtaCAAATTCGACTCCTTTTGAGCAGCTCCGATTCATCGTCGAACGGTCGCCACCAcagttgaagcatttcgcttcgatgttctcgttgattgtgttgcatGCTTTGAGTTTtttgctcacctccgcaggtcgCACAACGACTCGTCAtaaaacagttccttccaccatgccctAACTGCTGGAAATTTTATATGTTCCATAAAAACTAACCAGAGAGTTgatcaagatggcggccaatacgGTGGGGAAATACTGAGAAAATGCATATGGTTTTGCAACAGGCAATCATGACTCAGCCTCAGTTCCTTGAATTGTTAACAATTGAACAGATTTCTTCAAACATACCAATAAATGCAGATTATGAATATGTCGATACTGAGAATTCCTGGAAATTTTTCAAAGTCCAGGTTGATAACAACCTTCAGCGGTATAAAATTTGGTTCGATATCAGAAAAACTTTGGAGTCTCATTTCGCTTTTTTGAGTAACGGTTCGTTCGTGTAGTGCTacgcaaatttttaatttggttcAAGCCTTGAAATGAATTACGGCAGTGCATTGTGTAAGTTTGTACATTTACATTAACCCTTTTATGTTTAATTGATCAGACCCTGTATCAAGCGAAAAATAAATGTACCAACTAGCTTACAATTCTGAAAGTGTAACAACAATATaagtataattttaattaatcaaaTTAGATATTTAACATCTACagcattggttttttttttttgtgaatcacAAATAAATCCGATACGAGACGCCCGGTCGGTTGTCTTCTCTCATTCATTCATTCGCAAGCATGTGTGACATTGAAACCTTCGTTGTTACATAAGACCGAGAGTGATACTCGCATCAGCGATCGAACAGAAAGTGAGTGTAAGTCAACACTCTTAGtctgtacactcaacccccagtggttgatcactttttcgttttacaccttttagtttgtaccccgttggtttgacaaagtaaAACTAGAAAGtgatgaactgtcactttttacacgcacactatcaaaacaaacgtttggttgacaacagttggtgtcaaaccatcggggtttgagtgtagctaGTAGCTCCTAGTCTACAAAACTTGAGCAAAATCATTGACGCGTTGAACCACGTCGGCACACTACAGATGGGCTTGCGGAGCTGCGAGGGGTGGTAGAATTATTTTTGCACTGATTAGTCACTCGACTTTTTCGGAACGTGGGAAAGGTGGCTTCCAAGAAGCAGCTTGATAATGGCGACGAAAGTTGCTAGctaatctcaaaaataaattaattttaacaaatagACATAGGACATGGTCTAATCAATCAAAATTTGACGCTTATCGATCATATCAGAAGTTgtattcatcaaattaaaatgtttagtCAATCGATTTATATTTTACATTACATAAACAATCACATCGACAAATTTTAAGCCGTTGAGTTTAGTACACATTGCACTTCTTGAGATCAATCTCAATAACTGCGCTACTTGGTGTAATTGCCCCCCTTCAAAAGGGCACATCATTATCATTCCGGGTTTGCTGCAATTACTACATACTTTACTATACTTCGTATACCGCtggaataaagatttttttttttttcattcgaaaTGCTTCGATATCGGCAATAAGTGTTGGTGATAGAGCCCAACAGTGTTAAATTCCACTCAAACACACACCGCGAGTGCTCTCTAGTGATCCGaatcgagagagagagaaagaaagagagtCACGTCGACACGCAGGTGATAGCGCAGCCCGAtatgccaattttttttcggggggAGCCTCACTCTCAGCTGGCTCAGTTACGTTGGCACTTTGTCCACGGTGCTCTTTCAAGTACGTTTCTTCAAGTGTTGTGCGCAACGCGGCAGAACCACCGACCACGAAGAAGACTCAGCTTAACTTTCGCTTTCAATTAAGTGGGAAAGCTTTCGGTTTTCCGTTCGTTTCTCGTCAAATTTTCCCACCGAAACTATATCTTCTATCTTTAAGTGGCGTGTCAACGTTTGATGGCTTAACTGTTGTGAACATGTGTGCGAAATCAGTTTTCCGTAACCAACACGTGTACACGTgtttaaaattgcattagttacaCATAGAGCTAAGAGGCACAGCTGCTGCTGGTCCACAACCACGTTTCGTTATCTCGCCCTGGGTCAG
Coding sequences:
- the LOC120430838 gene encoding RNA 3'-terminal phosphate cyclase-like, producing the protein MAKPMDIDGSMLEGGGQILRMALGFSVLCRKPIRIFNIRGGRKKPGLLAQHMKGIELLRDLCSAEAKGLEIGSTEIEFHPGEIGRGKFTAHIETAGSVSLLMQAVLPVAIFGSGAITLDLKGGTNVEMAPQVDFMTEIFRPNMEKFGATFDFDLFRRGYFPKGGGHCVVHVKSIRSLRPVTLVDFGVINKCYGWSFVSGAVPIKVAKDLSGGAKNMLKRIYREDIDIEEYRESVDMATDNCSGIILGIQTTTGVVMGGAALGSRQKDAFRIGEDAANVIKSAYKLRACVDRHVQDMVVVLMALAEGRSRIKTEPLTLHTQTAIHVAQMMTDAKFTVTEQENGSFIIECDGIGIQNQVE